From the Macaca nemestrina isolate mMacNem1 chromosome 7, mMacNem.hap1, whole genome shotgun sequence genome, one window contains:
- the LOC112426672 gene encoding large ribosomal subunit protein eL31-like, with protein MAPARKGGKKEKGRSAINEMVTREYTISIHKRIHGVVFKKRAPRALKEIRKFAMKEMGTPDVRIDTRLNKAVWARGIRNVPYRIPVRLSRKRNEDEDSPNKLYTLVTYVPVTTFKNLQTVSVDEKLIADRQIHQIKL; from the coding sequence ATGGCTCCCGCAAGGAAGGGTGGCAAGAAGGAAAAGGGCCGTTCTGCCATCAACGAGATGGTGACCCGAGAATACACCATCAGCATTCACAAGCGCATCCATGGAGTGGTTTTCAAGAAGCGTGCCCCTCGGGCACTCAAAGAGATTCGGAAATTTGCCATGAAGGAGATGGGAACTCCAGATGTGCGCATTGATACTAGGCTCAACAAAGCTGTCTGGGCCAGAGGAATAAGGAATGTCCCATACCGAATCCCTGTGCGGCTGTCCAGAAAACGTAATGAAGATGAAGATTCACCAAATAAGCTCTATACTTTGGTTACCTATGTACCTGTTACCACTTTCAAAAATCTACAGACAGTCAGTGTGGATGAGAAACTGATCGCTGATCGTCAAATACatcaaataaagttataa